A segment of the Chloroflexota bacterium genome:
CTGCGACACCAGGAAAGGCAGCCTCTCTCTGATCTCTGCTTCCCCGATCAGCGCGTGTTTGCCGATGAAAACTTCCGGCATAGAGGGCTTTTTGACGCCGTATGCTTCCTCCAATGCGCGGATCAAGCGGTAGTTCTCCACCGATGTCTCGACATCGTGCTCCATCACTGCCAATCGCGCGCCGTACTGGCTTTGGAGGACGCCGATCACCTCCTCGCGGATAACCGCACACTCCGGACACTTCCTGCTGTAAAAGAAGCGCAGGTGCACAATGGATTCAGGCTGGGCAGTCGGAGTGGCAACTGGGGACGCGGTAGGGTCGGGGAAATCCGTGCCCCCTGCTTCGAAATAGGCAGCGATCACCTGGCCGGCCCGGGCGCGAATATCCTCTTCGCCAAGCAGAACCGTATCGCCCACGAACATCTCAGGGATCGTGGCTATATCCGGGGTCACACCGTAGATGGCTTCCAGCGCCAGCAGTTGCGAATAGACTTCAGGGTCGGAAATCTCCAACAGTTTGATTGCAAGCCGGTCTCCATACTCCATTTGAAGTTGCGGCACAATCTCTTGCAAGACGCGTTGGCAGTGAGGACAGTCTTCAGCGTAGAAAAGAAGCGCCCGCACAACCGGCTCGTCAGCCAATACAGAGTTGCAGAAAACAAGCCCCGCTATCGCGAGAACGATCACACCAGTTGCCACACGATTCATTTGAGGTTCATCTTCCTGTTCCCGTATCTACCGTTTGCCGCTGGAGCCAGGCATACACCAACGAATGGCTTGTCCGTGCTCCAAGCACTTTTACGCACCAGAATGATCAGCCGAGACCTCCTGCGCTGCTGCGCGCATGGCGGCCACCAATTCCTCTTTGGTCGGGAAGTGGATGGCACCAGCCTCGCACAGGTTGGCGCAGGCGCTACATCCCACTACACAGTTGTACGGGTTGGTAACAAGGGGATGACTTTCATCATCATCCCATTCGAAGACGCCATTTCCGCAGAAGTTAAAGCATTCTTGGCACCCGACACATACTTCGTAGTCAATGGTCGGATACCAAGGGATTTTCTCTCTCGGGATTCTCGAACTCATGACAGTATTAACCTCCAGGTTGATTGCTGTTTTGTGCGCCTGGCGGGCTTTGTATTCCCACCAGGCGCAGTTGCTTAGAACTTGGTAGTGCTTGTGGACCTATTTCTCGGTCAGTTTCTCAATAGTCTCCGCCACTTTTTTCATTGCATCCTCAGTGGACATATTGCGGAGATCGAGGGAGACTACCTGTTTGTCGAAGTCACCACCCATTTCTGCGAAGACGTCTTTGAACATCTTACGCTGCATCTTGGGGTCGCAGGCTCCGACAACATAGGTTATCCCCGGCTTAGCGTAATCGCGCCAGAACCGGTCGCCATCATCCACGCAGAGTTGTGGGTGAACGATGGCATACTCCACACCCAACTCTGTACGCACGTAGTTGATCAGCCTCCAGAGATCCAGTTTGGAGAACCCAGGGCACTCTCCCGTGCAAATGCACATTACGAATCTCGGTTTCTCGCTCATTGCGTTTTTCCTCCTTCCTTGAGTTGTTTTATTGCAATCGAGATAGTGATTCTTTGGCTTCTACTGAGGAGGATATTCTCCCCGCAGTTCTTTGATGACTGCTTTGACCGATGCTTTGTCTGGGAATGAGATAGCATTGGCATCGCACACGAATTGGCAGCTCTGGCAGTATACCTCGCAGTTGTACGGGTTGGCTACCGATACACTCGGTGAACCCCCATCCAACACGTACACATCGTGTTTGCAGTGCATCACACAAGCGCTGCACCCTTTCACGCAAGCGTCTGGATCTATGCGCGGATACCAGGGAATCAGTGCTCGTGGTATACCCAGGTAGCGTTTGTCTTGCTGCATTGTTGTCCAGGTCCTTTCTATTGTTAAGGTGTATTTTGAACTACAGATGAGACCGTTCCGCCCGGCACTCAGGACAGGAGCAATTCAGCTCTGCACGCGCGGGTAGTCTGATTTGCAGTAGAGACTCCTCACCGGACGCGGTAGCCAGGCGAAGGCGAACCTCGCGCAATACCCGCACAATGTCCGTGTCCGCCAGATGGTAGTAGACGTAGAGGCCCACCTTCCTATCGGCGACCAGTCCTGCCTCTTTTAGGATAGCCAGTTGCTGTGAGACATAGGCCTGGCGCTGTTGCAGAACAGCCACAAGATGGCAGACGCAAGCCTCGCCTTGGGTCAGTATGTCTAGGATCTGCAGACGCACTGGATGCGCCAGAGCGCTGTAGAATCGCGCCTCTCGGTCAAACACCTCTTGTGTCATATTCTGCCCCAGACTGTATTCCAAATATGGAATATACTTATAGCATAGTTTCGCTGAGATGTCAAACTTGGGGTGAGCATGTTTGCGCCTGATGATAGGGGCAAGAGGGTCTCAAGACGTATTACTGAAAGCAAGATGGTGGCTCTCTGGGAAACCAAGCAGATGCCACCATCTCAACGAACTGCTTATCCACTTCGCGATCCGCACGGTGACGAGGCAAAATTATCCTCGGCGCTCATCCCTCCCGTTCTACCCGCGTCGTTACGGCGTGCATTAGATCCTTCAACCCTGGATAAGTAGCAACATATTTATGGAAATAGAAGTCGTAGACTTCCTCCAAGTCCGGATTGGGTTCTACTCGGCGTGTGACCCGCACCATCCGTTCCGCTGCCTCTTGTAAATCACGATATTGGCCCGAGCCAACTGCAGCACAGATAGCCGAACCCAAGGTCGTGGCCTCTTGTACCTCCGTCAAACTAATGGGCAGTTGGCAGACATCCGCGTGAATCTGCATCCACAGGGAACTCTTGGTTCCGCCCCCGCAGGCGATCATTTCCGTCACCCGCAAACCAGCCTTGGCCATATCCTCCAAGATGTGCCGAGTGCCATAGGCAGTGCCCTCGTAGATGGCCCGAAACAGATGTCCCACACTGTGTTTCAGGCTCAGGCCCCAGATAACACCTCGCGCCAAGGGGTCGCGCAGAGGTGAGCGGTTGCCCTGCCAGTAGTCCAAGAGAACTAAGCCCTCAGCGCCTGGGCACACTGCCGCAGCCTTCTCATCTAGAATCTCATAGACGCTTATCCCCCTTTTCTGTGCCTCTACCTGCTCTTGGTAGGCGAAGTTATCGGCAAACCATTTAACAATGGACCCCGTGGAGACCTGACCTCCCTCCAGAATCCAGAGCCCAGGGATCACAGCATCTGGGTATGGTCCCCAGGCCATAGACCCGAAGACTCCTTCCTGGCTCACGGCCAAGTGGCAGGTGGAAGAGCCCATGATGAGCGCCAACCGACCCGGCTGGACGACATTTAAGCCGATCATCCCAGCATAAGCGTCTATGCAGCCTTCAATGACCGGAGTGCCAGGGACGAGGCCCAATTCCGCAGCCACTTCTGGCAACAGCGGACCAACTGGCGCTCCCACTGGCAGTACATCCGGCGGCCACTTGGCGGGCAGGTCGTCCAAGCCCACATCGGCCAGCAACTTCTGCGACCAGCCACCCTCCGGACGGGCGTAGTTCCACTTGCACGTCACGTTGTTGATCGAGGCTACCCAGCGCCCAGTCAGTTTGTAAGTCAGCCAGTCCAGGCTCTCCACAATCTTGTCTGCCTCGCGGTAGATCTCAGGTTCGTTCTCTTTTATCCACAGCGCTTTGGGCAACATCCATTCTGGCGATTCGATGTTGCCCACGTATTTGAGAATGGGGTCACCGCTGGCAGTCACCCGCTCGGCTTGGTCGTGAGCCCGCACATCCATCCAGAGGAGAGCCCGCCGCAGAGGGTTACCGTCTTTGTCCACTGGGAGCATGGTGCAGGAGGTATTGTCGAGGCTCAGCCCCACAATTTCCTCGGTGGGCACTCCGCTTTCGGCCAGACACTCCCGCACAGTGGCCACAGTTGCCTCCCACCAATCCCATGGCTCCTGCTCCGCCCAGCCAGGCTTGGGATGGTACACCGGATACTCACGGGTGGCGAAGACCAACGGCCTGCCCTCCAAATCAAAGAGCCCAGAACGCAGACTCTGAGTGCCAGAGTCAATCCCTAAAACGTACGGGGGCCTGTGAGCGACCATCCCCTCACCCTCCTTCGCTGACTGTGCAGAAGTCAACGTTTTTCTCTCCCATGCGCTCGTATCCGCGTTGGACCCGCAGGGCAGCGAGGTTCAGTCTCGACCAAAGACCTTGGCCTCTATCCCCAGCAGATCGCAGACCATTACCAATTCATCAACCCAGTCGCCGTAGATAGCGTGGATGTGGTTGGAGGCGTACGTAGATAAAAACTCCTCACCAGTGCATCGGAACTTGGCAAAAGCATGGGGCCATTCGTAAGTGGTCTGCTTCATTAGGGCTTGGTTCTTCTCTTCGTCGAAGCGGAGGAACTCCCCGCGAATAATGGCCATCCAATATCGCCCGTCCAAGCGTGTCAGACGGGCGAATGTGGCCTCACCTGGCGCTGTCAGATGGTGCACTGAGGCCCCACCAGCGGGAAAGTAGAGTTCGCTCTCCGGCATGAAGTGCACGTGGGGCATATTATCGGCGGGATCGAAACTCCGGCCAGCAAAATAGGTGGCGTGCTCACCAGAGTTCACCAGATCGAAGATGCCCAGATCTTCGTGGTAATGCCGTACGTCAGCGAAGAGGGCCGGGGTACCCGAGAGGTGTTTCATGATCTCCATGGTGAGCGCCGCATCGGTATCAGCCTCGGTGGCACAGACAATGATATCTTTGGGCCCATCCCAATCGTAGGGATCATTGAGAAAGGCCTCGGTGACATCCATCGTGCAAAAGTTGTTGGTCAATTCTGGCTGCGCTTTGATGCCACAGAAGTCGAGTCTCCACTCATCGATCAGGCGACGAACGGCATAATAACTGCGGACCTGGCGCCCCAGCGTCTCCCGAGTGAGTTGCTTGCCATCGTAATGGACATTGCCCCAACGCTCTAACCAGCGGATAGCCTTATCCACTTTGGACTGGGGTACCTCATCGGCCAAACGCACGATCTCCCACTGGTCGATATGTTCGATGTCGATCCCAAATTGCTTCATCCATTGGTCTGTATTGGACACGGCGGTGTACATTCCCATAGGACGGCCCCCGAAGAGGCCATAGGTTTCACCTTTGATCCTCTTCACTGCTGCCCCAGCCGCTACAAAGGTTTTCACCCGTTTGTACACTTCATCATCCTCGATTTCACCCCAGGTTCGATAGTACTTTACCCCAATTTGGTTAAGCGCACCGGCAGCAGCCAACATGCCCACCAAGCCGGGGTACTGGGGATTCACGTTGGAGAACAGAAGGATAGGTTGGGGCACGAAGCGGGAGGCAATGGCCGGCAGATGGGGGAAAGCCCATACCGCGAAGTTGAAGATGGTGACGTCGCAGCATTCCTGAGTCAATCTGGTTCCTTCCCGCTTGGCAACTTCGTTATTCCAGACGATCTCCTCACCAGCGACGACCTCGTATCCATCCGCCTCCAATCGCTTCCTGAGGCGCTCCTGAAACCCCATATTCATTTCGATCAGTTGGTTATGGACAAATTCCCGTCCATCCGAGAACGTGAGAACGCCTACTCTGGCTTTGCTACTCATGTCCACCTCCTGGAGATTATCTAGTGAGTTTAAGAATATTGGGTGTTGGGATAACGAAACCACCGGTTCTTACGCTGCTAGGTTTCTAAGTCGACCCTGAGAGTTGCGCTGGCTCTGAGAGTGAGGCCCTGGTGAAAGGCTAGATGTACTTCTCTGTTCTTTTCGTGCCACTTTGCTTCCAATGGAGCATTGTCCAAGGTTACCGCTACCGAACGGATGGGGGCGGTCAGGCAACGATAAAAAGTCAGGGTACCCAAGTCCAGTAGTCCATAGGCTAAATGCAGCACCTGGCATTGCCGGTCCCCCTCCAGTCGCTGTGCGAAGTAGCCCCAACCATTGGCCGTAACGAAGAAGGCTCGGTGATCTTCTGGACTCAGGCGAGGAGCAAATGCCAACGCCTTGGCCATGGCATCATAGTGATAGCCTGAGGCAGCCTCCAAGAGTGCCCAACTGCTCATGGGGCGCACATAGTGATCGCCACACTCTACTTCATTCCACGGACTGCGTCGTGTGCCGTCGTAACGGGCACGCACCCCCCGAATGATTGTCAGCGCTTCTTCGACCATACCTTCCCACAAGAGGAGGGCCGCTACTTCATACTCGATCCCAGTCCAGACCTCATCGCTATACAATATGGGCACCGCTGGCCTCCCTCCCCGTGGCCACGTGCAGTTCAGCAATCCCGCATCGCCCTCGTCAGCAAACATGCGAGGCTGTTGTCGAAATCCGATGAAGTTCCTCCGCCAGTTGTAGCGCATGATAGATTGCAAAGTGGCACGGATATGCTCTCGCGGCAGAAGATACCCTAGATCGAGAAGATGTGCCCACCATTGGCCGAACAACTGGTCAGAGTGGCAGCCTTGACCATACTGATACTTGGGGTGTTTCCGTAGATCTACATCCTGGATGTAGTATTCCCCGTTCCAAAGCAAGAGATCCAGCAGTTCCCGACCTCGCTCGAAGCGCTCGCGATAGTGGTCTGCCATCTCTTGCTCTCCCTGCACACGGGCCATCTCCTCAGCGCTTCGCAACGCAGCCAGATAGAGAGTGCCGATGAAACTGTTGGCTCCATGGAGAGAGATGTCGTAAGTGTTAGGTTGCTCGCCTTTGATTACGCCATCACCGTCAGTGTCGTGATCATCCATCAGATGAGTCATCAAGCGTTTCACAGCGGGCCATAAACGATCGAACCAAGCACGACTGGCTCCATGGCGCACTTCCCGATAGACCTTGAGCACTGTGCCCAGTTCGCCGTCTACGGCATGGTTGTCAGGCCCACCGATCTTTAACCCCCAAGGTCGTGGCAAATCAAGGGGCAGCGGTGTGCGATGAGGAATAACTCCCTCGGGGCTCATCTGTACCAGGAGATCCACTTCGCGCATGCCACGTTCCAGTACCGGGAATAGCCTCGCCAGAGAGTGGGCATAGTTCCAGACATGGGTGCAGTTCAGTGGACAACAGCCGCCGGTGTGCCCTTCTCGCGTGCTTGCGCCGCGGCATCCCTCAAATCCGTAAAAGTAACCATCCTCGGCCCAGAAGCAAGTTGGCGACCGCGGTACGGAGAGAGGCGCAGAGACAGCATCGAGCAAGACCGGGGGAAGAGTGCTTTCGAACAACATTTCTCGAAAGAGGCGTGTGATGTTGGTGAGACGTTCTACATGTCCATGCACATATTCGACCACAGCTAGCGCGTTGTCAAAGCGATGGCTGTAGTGATTGCCAATGCGGTAACGGTGCTCGTCAGTTGGCACCCCCAAAAAGGTCTGATCCCAATCCACATAGCGATTGGGGAAGTGCCAACACAAGAGGAACGTAACCGTAAGCCTCTCTGCAGGCGCTAATGTAAATGGCACGACCAGAGCAGCGTTCCAAGTACGTCCAACAGCGCTGGGGCCCGAGGTCTTCAGGTTGATCAATCGTCCGCATTGCCGGAATTCTTCCCAGAGGCGGTTGAGGTCGTCCCAACCAGCCACAGGGATCGCCTCTTCTCCCCAGGTTGCCAAAGCCATAGTACCCTGGTGAGGGTGATCCATAGGCAATCGACGATTCTCCATCAATATGGCTGTCCAGCCTCGTCGTTGCACTACTGTATTCTCGTTTCCCACATAGCCAGGGTTCTCTACGCCGTCAATAGCGGTCAGGCCATCCCAACCGACGGCATTCTGCAAGGTCGCCAGAAGCGAGACAGGGAGAAGTTCTTGGCCAGGGTTCTGTAGAGTAAAGTTGAAAAGCACAGCGGGTAACCCAGAATCCTCCACCTCTAGGGGAAGGAAAGGCGAGAAAGCCTCTAGAGAGATTTTCACAGGCAGAGCGCTGTCCTGATAAGTCAATTGAGTAATAGGATATTCACCGATGAATTCGACGGCCTGCACACCAGGCAGGGCAGCCAGAAGATGGCGAGAGGCTTCAGGCACTTGGTGATCAGAGACACTGGCGGAGGCAATAAACCCCCGTTCGTCATAAAGAGCATCGCTCATAAGCACCCGGGTCAACGGCTCCTTGCCTGGCGGCTGACACCAAAGGCCGAAGAAACTACAGGGGAGGTGGGCTTGGTGATTGATGTTGTTGAAAATCTGCCACTGCCGCAGCCCTCCGTCACCACAGAGGGCCACCGAGCCAGTGCCCAGGCCTCCCAAGGGCATGGCTGCAGCACGCAAAGCCGCACCCCGATAGAGAAACAGCCTCTCCATCTCACTGCCTTCGGCTCAAAACCGCGAGCAACAACAAACCCAACAAGGTCATTACGATCATCAAGGCGGATATGGCAGCAATGACAGGGCTCAATGTGTAACGCAATCCGGTATAGATCTGCACCGGGAGTGTCAGGTTGCGAGTACCGATGATGAAGTTAGTGACAATCAGTTCATTGAATGAGTCAAGGAAGGAGAAAATAGCGGCAATCATGATCCCGGTGCGAATCAGCGGAAGAGTAACTCGCCAAAAGGTAGCCAACCGGTTGGCACCCAGGTTCATCGCCGCCAACTCCAAATTGGTATCAAAACGATAAAGGACGGCAGTGATAACCAGGATTACCATGGGAGTCCCCAAGACGGTGT
Coding sequences within it:
- a CDS encoding ferredoxin family protein, with translation MSSRIPREKIPWYPTIDYEVCVGCQECFNFCGNGVFEWDDDESHPLVTNPYNCVVGCSACANLCEAGAIHFPTKEELVAAMRAAAQEVSADHSGA
- a CDS encoding ferredoxin family protein; translated protein: MQQDKRYLGIPRALIPWYPRIDPDACVKGCSACVMHCKHDVYVLDGGSPSVSVANPYNCEVYCQSCQFVCDANAISFPDKASVKAVIKELRGEYPPQ
- a CDS encoding helix-turn-helix transcriptional regulator, producing MTQEVFDREARFYSALAHPVRLQILDILTQGEACVCHLVAVLQQRQAYVSQQLAILKEAGLVADRKVGLYVYYHLADTDIVRVLREVRLRLATASGEESLLQIRLPARAELNCSCPECRAERSHL
- a CDS encoding L-fucose/L-arabinose isomerase family protein, with translation MSSKARVGVLTFSDGREFVHNQLIEMNMGFQERLRKRLEADGYEVVAGEEIVWNNEVAKREGTRLTQECCDVTIFNFAVWAFPHLPAIASRFVPQPILLFSNVNPQYPGLVGMLAAAGALNQIGVKYYRTWGEIEDDEVYKRVKTFVAAGAAVKRIKGETYGLFGGRPMGMYTAVSNTDQWMKQFGIDIEHIDQWEIVRLADEVPQSKVDKAIRWLERWGNVHYDGKQLTRETLGRQVRSYYAVRRLIDEWRLDFCGIKAQPELTNNFCTMDVTEAFLNDPYDWDGPKDIIVCATEADTDAALTMEIMKHLSGTPALFADVRHYHEDLGIFDLVNSGEHATYFAGRSFDPADNMPHVHFMPESELYFPAGGASVHHLTAPGEATFARLTRLDGRYWMAIIRGEFLRFDEEKNQALMKQTTYEWPHAFAKFRCTGEEFLSTYASNHIHAIYGDWVDELVMVCDLLGIEAKVFGRD